A region from the Vicia villosa cultivar HV-30 ecotype Madison, WI linkage group LG3, Vvil1.0, whole genome shotgun sequence genome encodes:
- the LOC131659385 gene encoding F-box/kelch-repeat protein At3g23880-like, producing the protein MANPIQRPNRNISDSLPTLPSDLIPEVLSRLPVKHLLQFRCVCKLWNSLIFDNKFTRKHLKSTTRTFLQCVSYHTPSSHYILKSFSIQSIFADMATNITQHEFSSKDVFKHKIHDIVGSCDGILCLANYYKPLIVLCNPSIRKFKELSPFDNPRVDSQLNMTCGFGYDHVSHNYKVIVVYNFTAKGIPEYTTNVKVHTLGTNSWKNTRMFPSDTVFTEPSGKYVSGTINWLVFLKGRHSDPPFIVSFDLEKESYQKVFLPDLGEIDVFDLTLGVLRDCLCLIHDDDVWFMREYGIKESWIKLFDLSYLQDSTKPSTLTKVLYLFEDDNVLLEFIYFEKKKLILYNSKNGSFKKGSFKNAAMFQHTLEVCVESLISPCF; encoded by the coding sequence ATGGCAAATCCTATTCAGAGACCAAACCGTAACATCTCAGATTCACTACCCACTCTTCCATCTGATCTAATTCCAGAAGTACTCTCTAGGCTACCTGTGAAGCACCTTCTCCAATTCCGATGTGTCTGCAAATTATGGAATTCTCTAATATTTGATAATAAATTCACCAGAAAGCACCTTAAGTCAACCACACGCACCTTCCTCCAATGTGTAAGCTACCATACTCCTTCGTCCCATTATATTCTGAAGTCTTTCTCGATTCAATCCATTTTCGCAGACATGGCCACTAACATCACTCAACACGAGTTCTCATCCAAAGATGTTTTTAAACACAAAATACATGACATTGTTGGCTCTTGTGACGGAATCCTTTGTCTTGCCAACTATTATAAACCTTTAATTGTATTGTGTAATCCTTCCATTAGAAAATTCAAGGAATTGTCCCCTTTTGATAACCCACGAGTGGATAGTCAGCTTAATATGACATGTGGATTCGGCTATGATCATGTTTCTCATAATTACAAAGTGATTGTTGTTTACAATTTCACTGCCAAAGGTATTCCTGAATACACAACTAATGTAAAAGTTCATACGTTGGGTACTAATTCTTGGAAAAACACTCGGATGTTCCCTTCTGATACTGTTTTCACTGAGCCATCTGGAAAATATGTAAGTGGCACAATTAATTGGTTAGTTTTTCTTAAAGGGCGTCATAGTGATCCACCctttattgtttcttttgatttggAAAAGGAGTCTTACCAAAAGGTTTTTCTTCCGGATCTTGGAGAGATAGATGTGTTTGACTTGACATTGGGTGTGTTGAGGGATTGCTTGTGCTTAATTCATGACGACGATGTTTGGTTCATGAGGGAATATGGAATTAAAGAGTCTTGGATTAAATTGTTCGACCTTTCTTACTTGCAAGATTCAACCAAGCCTTCTACTTTGACAAAggtattatatttatttgaagacGATAATGTGCTGCtggagtttatttattttgagaaaaagaAGTTGATCCTGTACAATTCCAAGAATGGTAGTTTTAAGAAAGGTTCTTTTAAAAATGCTGCTATGTTTCAACACACTTTAGAAGTTTGTGTTGAGAGTTTGATATCACCTTGTTTTTAA